TTAGGCTACTCAAGAAGTTGAATATAAGTGAAACTTACTCGGGTATATTAACTAGACATGCAAATTCGAATTCATCCGTATTATTGCCTTGAACCCTTTGTCAGTCTTGACTCTAGTCAACACGTGCAGTAGTTCTCTCTTCCTCCTTACATGAAAACCGGGTCGTCTTTGTTTGATTTGCTTTTGAGGATTCGTACTGAGATGAAAGCATTATTTCTCCCTGGAGTCTCAGTGGTCTACCTATATAAGACCTACTGTTGGTTAATTTGATTCTAGCTTTTCATGGAACCcttgtttttttcccttttgttggaatttcttgttttttctgACTCGACCCTATCTTCTAGTAACAGATACTTTCCAAATGTCCAATCAATATATACCCCATACCCATATCCAAAATAATTGTTTGCTATATAGTTtgccatacaaaataaaataaaataaaataaaatatttaaattatacagCAGTTTGAGCCATTTTGCAGATATTGAAGAAAGAGGAAATTACGTCCCCAATGCCATCACACACACTGAATTTGCATGCAGTTACATGAGTGAGAATTTGAAGAGGAGGCGAGAAGATGAGGCATTTCTAGCCTCTCCTTGCAAGAGGATTAGATGAGGCTCCTtgtttgtttcttcttttcttttatctattttGTTTTAGATGTTGTCCAAATTACCTAATGTCAACTTGTAAATGATGTAGATGAGGATGAAAGGATTGTAACTTTGTGAAATCTTCTAAGTTTGCCTTAGCTACAGATATGGCAGGAAAAATAAAGTACATTGTTGTCTTCATGCCCTCATAGGATCATCAAACTCAATATCTGTTATACATGAATATGCAATCAATCGCACTGGAGACCCGTTTGTCTATAATGTAAAGATAAGAGGGATAATGAGAAAAGTCACTTGAGCAGCCAGCTGCTTCTGATGCTTGATTGGTATTGACCTCATGACAATTAGCAACACGATTCATCGATGTTAAGAGCCCAAGGGCCTTACGACTCTTTCTTAAAACGGAAAGGGAAATAGTGCTGCCCAATTGCTGTGCTCGTGCATTGATATCCACGACATGATTTTGCAAAGTTTTAAAGAGGACAAGCAATGCAAGATGATTATGAGGAGCACGGGCATCACTTTTGAGTGTGTAACCCGTCCCTGATGGTTTTGGCATGCCGCAAATAAGGAAAGCTACAGTGGAGGTTCCGGAGTTAGCAAGGAGAGGGGAAACTCTACAGTTCCTGGCAATACAAGGTGCGGTGAAGGGTCAGGCGGAAACTCAGTTCCTAGAAATGCAATAATTATAGACGATCCGACTTTGAATCCAGCCAGTCAGTCCAACCCGGTGCTAACTTGGATATGTTTTGAGACGACTCTGGATTCGGACTTGCCTGCTCCCTTGAGGACTGACTTGGCTCATCACGGTTCACCCTGTGGGCAGTTTCAAATGTCTGACCTGATGCTGTTTGGCCTAGTCTCTTGCGGCATTTCAGGAGCTTGAGCAGGCTGATACaaagttaagaaaaaacaaaagagacttATTGGAATGGTAAAGCTCTgtcaaaaaattttattgataaagaaGAGGGCCTATAAATAGGTTTTACCTCATAACACTTCATCCTAGCACTAACTACAACAACTATAAAATATGATCACACGTAAGGCACTTTCATAGCACGAAATCAAATAACCAAATACCTATATACTCTGTCAAACCTACCAttccaataaatattaataaatatgaaataaaacatttaaatcTTAACAGCCTcccttaaattgaaatatgcagaaatcaatttaaaagaaaaaatcaaccCTATGCAAAGTCCTCCTTTACAGCAGCACGTGAACAAACTCCAAGTAGACCACGCAACTTCACAAATGTAGCTAACTTGAGAGGCTTGGTCTGTATATCTACAACTTGGCCTTCACTTCGACAATAAACCAGTTTGATTGTTCCATCATTGTTGATctcctaaaaaataatattttacatcgATATGTTTGCTTCTTCCATGTAGCACAAGATTCTTGGAGAGTTTGATTGCTGAGTAGTTGTCACAAAAAACTGTAGTAGCTTCAACTTGCTTGAACTATAACTCTTCAAGAATTCTTCTCAACCAGATAGCTTGACAAGCACAAGTTGTTGAATCAATAAATTCAGCTTCTATAGTTGACAAGGTGACAATTGGTTGTTTCTTAAAAGACCACGAAACTGCCCCTGTGCCAAACATAAAAACATAGCCTGAAGTGCTCCTTCTATCATCATGATCTCCTGCATAATCACTGTCAGTAAACCCAAACAACTCTTTCACCCTTCTTGTAGAGCAACCCAAAATCTCTAGTTCCTTGCAAGTAAACAAGGATTCTCTTGGTAGCTAACAAATGCATTTCAGTTGGATTCTCCATATATCTACTTATTAAACTCACAAAATACATTATGTTTGGTCTTGTTGCAGTTAAATATATCAAGCTGCCAACAATTTGCTTGTAAAGTGTACTGTCCACCTTCTTCCCTTCATGATCTTTGTTTAGCTTCAAGCCAAACTTAGTTTGAGTGCTTACAGGATTGTAATCCTTCATCCGAAACTTGTCCAAAATATCTCGCACATACTTCTTTTGATTGCACTACTTCTATGCCAAGGAAGTAATGCATCATACCAAGATCAGACATTTCAAATTCAACCATCATAGATTTCTTGAATTCTTTAAACATGACACCATCATTTCCAGTAAATATAAGATTGTCTACAACAATGAGCAATTTCCCCTTATCTCCAATTTTAACAAAAAGTGTGTGCTCATATGGACATTTGTAAAAGccttctttcaaaaaataagcCCCAATGCGAATATACGAAGctcgtggagcttgtttgaatccataaagagctttcttTAATTTGTCTACTTTATGCTCATTTTCGATCTTAATATAACTAAGGGGTTGTTCTACAAATACCTGTTCCTCCAAGTTTCCATGCAAGAATGCTGATTTGACATCCAGCTGGAAAATAGGCCATGAGTTATGTGCCGCCAATGCGATCACCAATCTGATTGTATCATGTCTTGCAACGAGAGCAAAAATTTCTGCATAATTGATCTCATATTCTTGCTTATATCCCTTAGCTACCAAATGTGCCTTATACTTGTCAACTTCACCATTTtcctttagttttgttttgaagacCCACTTTACACCAATGGTTTTGTGCCCTTTTGAAAGATCGGTCAGCTCCCAAGTATTATTTCTTTCAATGGCATCCATTTCATCATCCATTGCCTTCCTCCATTTTGCTTCTTTGATGGCACTTTCAAAAGTTGTAGGATCACAATctgaaaacaaagcaaaattaGTAATTGGATCTTCAATTTTAGTTACCTCATAGTCTTCCATCCATGCGGGCCTTTTTCGAATACGACGAAGAGATTGAGCTACTGTATCAATAGCTTCGGCTACTGTTGGCAAACTTTCAGCAATTGTTGGAGTTGCTTCTGATGAAGTTTCAGGCATAAAGGCTGCTAGAGTTAGCTCTTTTTcataatcattataaaaaagaaCTTGAGTAGGTTGTTGCCAATTCCAATCCCAAGTGTTTTCCTCATCAAAGACAACGTCTCGACTGGTCACAATCTTCTTAGTTAGTGGATTAAACAATTTGTACGCTTTAGATGCTTCACTAACACTAAGAAAGACACATTTTTCTCCTTTATCATTAAGTTTATTCCTTTTCTCATCCGGGATATGTGCATAAGCGATGCAACcaaacattttaaaataatctaCAATTGGTCTCCTTCCACTCCAAGCCTCTTCTGGTGTCATATTTTGAACAACTAATGTAGGACTTCTGTTCAAAATGTGAATACTCCAATTTACTACTTCAGGCCAAAAAGGTTTTGGAATTCTCTCTCTTGCCAACAAGCTTCTTACCATATTGAGGATGATTCTGTTTTTCCTCTCTGagacaccattttgttgtggtgtataAGCAACTGTCAGCTCTCTTCGAATGGCATGAATTTCACAAAAAACTTTAAATTCAGTTGAGCAATATTCTCCACCATGATCTGTTTAGAGGGTCTTAATGGTGTTTCATGTTTCATTTTCCACACGAGCCTTGAAGCTTTTAAATGCACAAAAAGCTTCTGATTTTTCCTGCAGAAAATAAACCCAAATTTTTTGAatataatcatcaataaaggtaATTAAGTATCTTTTACCTCTATTAGAAATTGGTGTTATTAGGCCACACATATCAGAATGAATTAGCTCTAAAATACCTTTTGCTCGCCATAACTTCCCTTTAGGAAATTGAGAATGATTTTGTTTGCCAACAACACATTCTTCACAAACTTAGGAAAGAATAATAATCTGAGGAAGACCTGTCACCATATTTTTCTGTTGGAGGGTCTTCAATCCACCAAAACTCAAGTAGTCATAACGAAAATGCCACAACCAAGAAGGATCTTTTATGTCAGCTACCAAACAAGATTGCACACTTTTAATCTCCAATGGAAACAACCtgtttgaactcatttgtacaACAACAATAGCTTCTCTAGTAGGATCATAAATCTCACAAACACCCTTTTGAATAATGATTACataaccattttcttgcaattgACCAGCACTTAACAAATTGCTTTTCAAGTCAGGAATGTAAAGGACATTAGAAATTGTTTCTACAAAACCATTCTTGGTTCTTATCTCAATATCACCCTTTTCCATTACCCTAACAGTGGAACAATCACCAAAACTTACGGTAGAATGAAAGCCTtcatttaaataagaaaaagaagactTACTTCCACACATGTGGTTACTGTAGCCCATATCCACATACCAAACATCAGACTCAGGTTCCTGATTAGCTTGAACAACCATTAACAAAGTTTccacttctttctttttggcaAAATTTGATTGCGCTTCCTTTTCTTTGTCTTTAGGCAACCTAGTATAACATTCAAAATGATAATGTCTAAATTTATGACATCTAAAGCACTCTACCTTGGATTTATCAAAATGTTGATCTTGTCCTCTGCCTTTGCGCTGAAATTGATCATCATCTGCTTTGAAATACCTGCTGCCATCTCTATTGCCTCGATCTCCCCTTCCTTTACCTCGATCTCTATCCCTTCCTCTAGAGTTTGAGAAATGAGTAGAGGTAGAAGCCTTTAAAgcttgctcttctgtagttgaaCTTCGGTTCATCTTCTGTTCATGGACCAGCAAGGAGCTCTGCAATTCATCGAGAGAATGGATATATGTCTTTCGATTCTTCAATTGAACACACGACATAATCAAACATTGGTGTTAGGGAACGCAATATCTTCTCCACAATGGTGACATCGTCCATCTTCTCACCATGAAATCGCATTTTGTTGCTGATCTCCATAGTCCTGGCACAGTAGCTGGTGACAAATTCCTCATCCTTCATTTGGAGAGTTTTGAAATCTCTTCTCAAAGTTTGAAACTGTGCACGCTTCACTCTAGCAGagccttgattttttttttttttttttttttttttttttttttttttttttatggaatctcaAATATCTTTGAAAGTTTCTTTGCTAAGAATTGTTTCCAAGATGGGATGATTAATTGCCTGAAAAAGGTAATTTTTTGCCTTCAAATCTTTTAGCTTTCTCCCTTCGAACTTTGTCTTCTGGGCATCGGTCAAGACTGTATTTGGTGTTGGTACCTCAATTCCAGATTCAATGATGGGCCAATACTCTTTTCACCGTAGAAAATTCTCTATTAGCATACTCCAATGGTCATAATGACCATCAAAACGTGGGATCGCCGCCTGCACAAAATTTGAATCTGAAGCCATCGATACTGTGTGGAACTCGTTCTCTCACaaagttaagaaaaaacaaaagagacatgttggaattgttgaaaatttggacttcccaaattcaccctcttaggatctaccatttgtaggaataataagaaaaatagagaaatactaACAACACAAGATATTTACGTGAAAACTCTAAAATAGGAGAAAAACTACCAGAcacagagaagaaaatttactatatgaaaaattgttacaatcacacaatttttctcctcaccccaaatACACTCACAAAGCTTTCCCactaacaaaactttaactttacatttcttttttttttacaaaaaggccaacagaggaatttaactaagtcaaaagttattagataagttTTCAACTTGTGTACTTAAattaagaggctaagcctcttatttataagcctGGCTTAATGCTATTTATTTACTTTCCACCGGTGTGAGACTAAAAAATAAGCAACAAGTCAATAGAAATGGTAAATCTCTgtcaaaaaattttattgataaagaaAAGGGCCTATAAATAGGCTTTACATCAGAACATTTCATCCTAGCACTAACTACAACTCCTATAAAATAGGATCACACGTAAGGCACTTTCTCAGCAAGAAATCAAATAACCAAATACCTATAGACTGGGTCAAACCTACCAttccaataaatattaataaatatgaaataaaacatttaaatcTTAACACGGCCCATGAAATCTATCACGATAAAAGAATCACTCCGCAATCCGCAACACCACACTTAACGCAAAGTACTCTTAGCATAATACTCGCACTCTGTCACATTTGTACAAACACCTGGACAGGCAAATGAGGCATGTGCAAACAAATAACAAACTCTCCACTTCTTCGCACGTTGATGCATTTATATATACAGATATATGATACAAGTCGGTTTAGCCAACATTTTCAGCCACTCATCAACCTGCACACCAAGCCCTCAGTTTCCAGCCATTCATCAGACGACATggcaagaaaaaatatttaaatattatcgAAGAAAAGGGACAGTGCGTAggtgagaaagaaagagacgTGACAGAGAAGGAGAGCTGGgtgtcaccacctagatttttctagagaattccCTAACCTTCTAGAGTCTCCCAGTCCTTTGTAGATTACTCTTGAATCTTGTAGAATTGTGTGGAGTATTCTAGAATGATGTCGAACCCCCTAGGGAATGGCCttttagacaattctagagtagtaatCTAGAAAGTTAtttacccttggattggtgACAAGTGTCACCATCTTAACCATtgtttgtaccaagagttccctataaatagaggggctcttatttgtgtaaatcaccaagcaataagagaaacaagttctctagagcttctctctctatcttctctctctagttgtgTTCTTTGTTGTCTTGAGtcatttagaaggcttacttaggagctttgtggagagaaaacctcctaaggccgcacgggacgtgtgaagaaattctaagtccgtgacaattggtattagagctatCCAGGTTAGGATGGCGGATCCAAGCGAGATCACCATGGAGCCCCAGGAGACACgaaagagcaagaggtcgaaGGAATCAACctcatctatggagtctcgCCTCGATGGCATCGAGAGGGCCATggccaagatattggccaagatTGAGGAATGGGATCAGTCTCACAGGGAAGTGAGCACCCTTGACAACATTGTGACGAGGATGGAGGTGGCAGTAGCGGATGTCAGGGACCGACTTGACATCGTGGAGCAAGGTTtggaggagctaggattggagggacaatTCGAATCGCTCAAGGAGTCCATTATGAGCACCATCAACCCCATCATCGAGGCACAACATGTTGAGAACGTTGCTTTCCAAGACCGGGTCTTGGGGGAGCTAACAAAACTCCAAGAGCAAATGGAGGAATACCGCATCGGTCTAGAGGAGACCAAGGCAGATTGGGCCATGTGCAAATGGGCAGTGGCCAATggcgacaccaagggtggatacccccaaaccaaaagagttcgaTGGCAAGTGGGATGCCAAAAAACTAGACAACTACATATGGCACATGGAGCGCTACTTTGAAActttgaacatgcaagacgagcatgtcaaggtacgtactgcCTCTCTCTACCTTACTAATCTTGTtggtacttggtggcgtcgtaagcatagtgagatagagaagggtactTGCACTATTGACtcttgggaagagttcaagcgtgAACTCAAGAGGCAATTCTATCCTGAGAATGTGGCTATCAATgcgcggaagagaatgaaggagttaAAGCACACCTCTTCTATCCGCAACTACATTGAGGAATTTTCTGCCATCATGCTTCAAATCACAAACATGAATGAAgaagatctcctcttcaacttcatcgATGGTCTTAAGTCTTGGGTAGCCCAAGAACTCAAGCGTCGTGGAGTCAACGACATCTTCACCGCCCTGACCGTGGCAGaaaccttagaagaatttgagtatCATAAGAGTAACAACTCTTCAAAGCCCAAGTCTTCAAAGGATAATCACACTAAGGGTGGGGAAGCGAAGGGGTTCAAGCCCCCACAGTACAAAGACCGAGGagacaagccttcaacatcaaaggagggcaagaaGGACCACTCCAAAGATAAGAAGCCAAATGATGCTTGTTTCCTTTGTGACGGACTACATTGGGCTAGAGATTGTCCCAAGAGGAAGGCCCTCAACGCTatgttggaggagaaggaagttcaagagaagtcgcacctggggtgtctacaacttctcaactccctcaaggcaagcacaaagccaaccactaaggatggatctttgatgtttgtagaggTACTTGTCAATGGGAAGTGTTTTTGATAGTTACCTTATTTAGAGctcgatagtcaatgcacagccGCAAAGacccatcatgtttcttttggaaCAACACTGGTGCTCCATATGGTGCcttggagggttggatgaatccggcatcaagtagctccttGAGTTGCCTCCTTAATTCTTCAAACTTTGGAGGTGGCATGCGATAAGGGGCTTTGGCGGGTGGTTTGGCACCGGGTTCCAACTCGATCTGATGATCCACCTCTctcctaggtggtagttgcttgggcaactCTGGAGGCATGACATCCTCATAGTCCCTAAGGACCCTTTGGATTtccttgggtggaggggaggaaatcttcacttctccttcctccatagaagccaagtaagacacctcgcccttcttccatcctttcttgaattgcatggcggataaaagttgggtggtgtttggcttggacacggtgggtatcatgcatggaccgCCCTCTAAGATACACACCGAGTTATAGTggggaagagacactacattgaactgtctcaagaattccatccccaACACGATGTTGAAGTCATCCATAGGCATTCATTCAGTCTTCCATGTTAGCTGTTTGAAGCCTTACCGTGGTGATGAAGAGgagccaacacgaggagagtctaaGCGCGCTCCCTTGGACATAACTACCACTTTTGACAAGGAAGTAGAAGAAATCTTAGCAGACCGTGTCATCAAGCGAAAGAGTCATAAGCCACgccaagaatacttgatcaagtggaagggattgcccggaagtgagacaacttgggaaccaaaTGAGTCATTGTGGcaatttgaagatcacatccgaAGGTTCCATGAAGATACCGCGCCGAGGACGTCGCGAAGCTAGGTGGGAGAGAATGTCACCACCtaaatttttctagagaattccCTAACCTTCTAGAGTCTCCTAGTCCTTTGTAGATTACTCTTGAATCTTGTAGAATTGTGTGGAGTATTCTAGAATGATGTAGAACCCCCTAGGGAAGGGCCttttagacaattctagagtagtaatctagaaagttctttacccttggattggtgacaagtgtcaccatcctaaccattctttgtaccaagagttccctataaatagaagggctctcatttgtgtaaatcaccaaacaataagagaaacaagttctctagagcttctctctctatcttctttcTCTAGTTGTGTTATCTGTTGTCTTAGTCATTTAGAaagcttacttaggagctttgtggagaGAAAACCTCCTAAGGTCGCACGGGACGTGTGatgaaattctaagtccgtgacatgGGTCTCTGGCAGTTTATTGAGCTAACGATGAGTCGACGAGGAATGGGCAGCACAAACCCACGGGCAAAGCACTTGGAAAATAGAGGAGGATATGGGCGGCGATGATGAAGAGAGGCGATGCTGACCTTAACCTTCAGTGTTTCTGGTCTCGTAGTTGGCCATGAAAGGCTTGGCTCTTGGAGAAGATACAAAGAGCGCGTTCAAGAATCGACTGAGTGTGATGTAATTCTCTGAACACAAATAGCTAACGGCTATATCTATCGGCAAACGCTGCTACGGTGCCACGTCACGGTTTGGAAAGGCCCGAATCAAATTTGAAATCTGTGTCGATTTACTTTCATGCCCCTACCTTCTAATAAAACTCACGGAACTTGTGAAACAAACGTAAATATTTGCATTATGTGATCTTTTTGGTGTCTGTTTTATCGATTAGTTTAATTATGGCTAATGATTGTGAATGTATAGAAGTCTATTATGTCCCTTGTGAGGTTAGAATCTTAAtcctcaattattattatttttaattttagttgttTGTTATTTGCTTGTGTTCTTTGTTTCTCAATGGAAGAGGATTAGATGAGGTTTCAGTTTGTTTCTTTTCAACCTTAGGagccattgatttttttgtttcttttttacctTAGGAGCCATTGATTTGATAATCCGAAGCTTCAGTTTGTCTGGATCTTAGTTTTGATATGGTGCCATTATGTTTGTTGGAGTTTTGTGACCAGGGGTGGAACTGTGTAGACGCTTGGGGGCTCCCGTCCCctcaaaagttttaaaaaataggaaaaatatagatgCAAGtacaattatgtattaatctgtgtattaatatgatgtgattagttaaaaaataaattttattaaaaatagtattaatttaaattttaaatataaatgaatcagtattggtacacagattagtacgcgactgtgcttgtgtataacaaaactctaagaaataatattatgtactgtaaaattataaatctacGCTTAAATATCCTTAAAATGTTTGTGATTCTCCCCCTCCTTCCAAACACTTAAATACCTATCCAAAAGTAACATGCTAATTTCTGAAAGTTTAAATCTATAATTTCTGTTCACAGACTAACATACCATCTCCACGAGCCTATAATAGAAAATGAcaataaatttcaattttttttcctttgaccGACTGAATAATAAAACAACTCTCTCTTATCTgtctttcacattttttttcttcttacacTTTTTATGTTCTTCACGGCATGGATACTACTTTGGAGTTGGAAAATTGTAGAATTGTTGGCAACCATGGTGGAGGAAAATGTAGTCCAGTGGAGTTTGAGTGAGAGGTTCAAATGGACggctttaataatttaatttgtccCTAAATAACTACCTTGTATGATTAATATTAAATGTTGGTTTCATCGATTACTGTTTATCACTTTATACGACACACTTTGTTCAACCCTCCTCtcccaaaaaa
This is a stretch of genomic DNA from Carya illinoinensis cultivar Pawnee chromosome 3, C.illinoinensisPawnee_v1, whole genome shotgun sequence. It encodes these proteins:
- the LOC122304591 gene encoding uncharacterized protein LOC122304591; translated protein: MKDEEFVTSYCARTMEISNKMRFHGEKMDDVTIVEKILRSLTPMFDYVSSLLVHEQKMNRSSTTEEQALKASTSTHFSNSRGRDRDRGKGRGDRGNRDGSRLPKDKEKEAQSNFAKKKEVETLLMVVQANQEPESDVWVMEKGDIEIRTKNGFVETISNVLYIPDLKSNLLSAGQLQENGYVIIIQKGVCEIYDPTREAIVVVQMSSNRLFPLEIKSVQSCLVADIKDPSWLWHFRYDYLSFGGLKTLQQKNMVTGLPQIIILS